In the Camelus bactrianus isolate YW-2024 breed Bactrian camel chromosome 17, ASM4877302v1, whole genome shotgun sequence genome, one interval contains:
- the THOC7 gene encoding THO complex subunit 7, whose amino-acid sequence MGAVTDDEVIRKRLLIDGDGAGDDRRINLLVKSFIKWCNSGSQEEGYSQYQRMLSTLSQCEFSMGKTLLVYDMNLREMENYEKIYKEIECSIAGAHEKIAECKKQILQAKRIRKNRQEYDALAKVIQHHPDRHETLKELEALGKELEHLSHIKESVEDKLELRRKQFHVLLSTIHELQQTLENDEKLSEVEEAQEASMETDPKP is encoded by the exons ACGAAGTCATACGGAAGCGTCTCCTAATTGATGGAGATGGCGCCGGAGATGATCGGAGAATTAATCTGCTAGTGAAAAGTTTCATTAAATGGTGTAACTCTGGATCCCAGGAAGAAGG cTATAGCCAGTACCAACGTATGCTGAGCACACTGTCCCAATGTGAGTTTTCCATGGGCAAAACTTTGCTGGTATATGATATGAAtctcagagaaatggaaaattatgaaaaaatctACAAAGAAATAG AATGTAGCATTGCTGGAGCACATGAAAAAATTGCTGAGTGCAAAAAGCAAATTCTTCAAGCAAAACGGATACGAAAAAATCGCCAAG AATATGATGCTTTGGCAAAAGTGATCCAGCATCATCCAGACAGGCATGAGACATTAAA ggaACTAGAGGCTCTGGGGAAAGAATTAGAGCATCTTTCCCATATTAAAGAAAGTGTCGAAGATAAG CTGGAATTGAGAAGGAAACAGTTCCACGTTCTTCTTAGCACCATTCATGAACTTCAGCAAACACTGGAAA ATGATGAAAAGCTCTCAGAGGTGGAAGAAGCTCAAGAAGCAAGCATGGAAACCGACCCTAAACCATAG
- the C17H3orf49 gene encoding putative uncharacterized protein C3orf49 homolog produces the protein MDRPQPSAPEPFQAASGRVSQHRKVQQPRKKNGSFKRKGIERWHKAVSTNLVKQNVLVPKEESSSDCDLEFQESQQNQKKNLVKKVKTVLGRMLSYKSRSKPRVSREGSANHKETLLSNTQSLLPRLVKELPSPKLFTKPRMKKLSQNATLQLDVVEAETEEITQGNTLLQARRTTKRLSVTSLPSGLQKVPYSSKKKPHFPALKRKKHGMGNILRKSDLTVGKLQMQVDDLIETVTDKSMKLLAQRYAELQQCEFLGDEILQSSKQFQRISKRTMRKYKLKNVCFPCTCCCY, from the exons ATGGACCGCCCTCAACCGTCTGCACCGGAGCCCTTTCAGGCGGCTTCTGGGAGAGTCAGCCAGCACAGAAAAGTTCAGCAACCCAGGAAGAAAAACGGCTCATTCAAAAGGAAGGGGATTGAAAG ATGGCATAAAGCTGTGTCTACCAACTTAGTAAAACAAAATGTGTTGGTCCCCAAAGAGGAATCATCCAGTGACTGTGACCTGGAATTTCAGGAAAGCcagcaaaatcagaaaaaaaatttggtgAAGAAAGTGAAGACTGTTTTGGGGAGAATGCTGTCATACAAGTCCAGAAGCAAGCCACGTGTCAGCAGAGAGGGCTCCGCTAACCATAAGGAAACCCTCCTGTCAAACACGCAGAGCCTTCTTCCTAGACTCGTCAAGGAGCTGCCCTCGCCCAAGTTGTTCACAAAACCAAGAATGAAAAAGCTCTCACAGAATG CAACTCTACAACTGGATGTTgtagaggcagagacagaggagaTAACCCAAGGAAATACACTCCTCCAGGCCAGGAGAACCACCAAGCGATTGTCTGTGACATCCCTTCCTTCAGGGCTGCAAAAG GTTCCGTATTCATCAAAAAAGAAGCCACACTTTCCAGCacttaagagaaagaaacatgGCATGGGAAACATCCTCCGAAAATCGGATTTGACAGTAGGAAAGCTTCAAATGCAG GTGGATGACCTCATAGAAACAGTGACAGATAAATCTATGAAGTTATTGGCCCAAAGATATGCCGAGCTTCAACAGTGTGAGTTTCTAGGGGATGAAATTCTTCAGTCTTCTAAGCAGTTTCAGAGGATATCCAAGAGAACCATGAGGAAGTATAAACTGAAAAACGTGTGCTTCCCATGTACCTGCTGCTGCTACTGA